Proteins encoded in a region of the Onychostoma macrolepis isolate SWU-2019 chromosome 20, ASM1243209v1, whole genome shotgun sequence genome:
- the gorab gene encoding RAB6-interacting golgin, whose amino-acid sequence MAAWAGFSEEELRRMKHNGEVVNQAVSVTLGRGRKAAPTNRSRQQLQRERALQLAAKQKEDSHSLPPDQQLTKPPDPPAVSYPTPVKPRDEPKPLESQLVEHEAEPLQHDPKSPAESAPPAVIKELDKQEVELREKNRLQQLQWEQRIMEEKNKKRKALLAKTIAEKSKQTQAEAVKLKKIQRELQLLDDSVSSDIGILRKLIEQSSMDYSLAWKRFEKAETEYVAAKMDLHRKTEVKEQLTEHLCAIIQQNELRKACKLEELMIQLELNAEDVPIPEETDLEDKEREANSQPITENGPAADTEGRTEVDGSSMSKDSSITEPTISQDNQESKATDVSTDGLS is encoded by the exons ATGGCTGCGTGGGCTGGATTTTCAGAGGAAGAACTGCGAAGAATGAAACACAACGGCGAAGTCG TAAACCAGGCTGTGTCTGTCACATTGGGTCGTGGCCGGAAAGCCGCTCCGACTAACCGGAGCAGACAGCAGCTGCAGCGGGAAAGGGCTCTGCAGCTGGCAGCCAAACAGAAGGAGGACAGCCACTCTCTTCCACCCGACCAACAGCTTACCAAGCCCCCAGACCCGCCTGCTGTCAGTTACCCCACTCCTGTCAAACCACGGGACGAGCCCAAACCGCTGGAGTCGCAACTGGTTGAACATGAAGCAGAACCTCTTCAACATGACCCAAAATCACCTGCAGAGTCTGCACCACCAGCAGTCATCAAGGAGCTGGACAAACAGGAAGTGGAATT GCGGGAGAAGAACCGTCTGCAACAGTTGCAGTGGGAGCAACGGATAATGGAAgagaagaataaaaaaagaaaagctctCCTTGCAAAAACCATTGCTGAAAA GTCCAAACAGACACAGGCTGAAGCTGTGAAACTGAAGAAGATCCAGAGAGAACTTCAGTTACTAGATGATTCTGTGTCCAGCGACATCGGGATTCTTAGAAAGCTGATAGAGCAATCAAGCATGGATTATTCCCTGGCATG GAAGCGCTTTGAGAAAGCTGAGACTGAGTATGTTGCTGCTAAGATGGACTTGCACAGGAAAACGGAGGTGAAAGAGCAGCTGACAGAGCACCTGTGTGCAATCATCCAACAGAATGAGCTGCGCAAGGCCTGCAAACTGGAGGAATTGATGATTCAGCTAGAGCTTAATGCTGAGGACGTCCCCATCCCAGAGGAAACAGATCTAGAGGACAAGGAGAGGGAGGCTAACTCCCAGCCCATTACTGAAAACGGTCCTGCAGCAGACACGGAGGGGCGTACAGAGGTGGATGGCTCAAGTATGAGCAAAGACAGTTCCATTACAGAACCAACGATCAGCCAAGACAATCAGGAGAGCAAAGCAACAGATGTTTCTACAGATGGGCTAAGCTAG